Proteins co-encoded in one Sulfurospirillum arsenophilum NBRC 109478 genomic window:
- a CDS encoding flavodoxin family protein yields the protein MKIIAINGSPRKNANTATLLKNALEGAAKQGAQTELIHLYDLNYQGCVSCFACKLKSGKSYGKCAHKDELKPLLEKLRDADAILLGSPIYFGNITGMMRSFIERLAFQYTLYDVNYSSLFPRKIPIGLMYTMNLDEKRMREWGYVEALSGLEKRLGSIFGSSEALYVTDTYQFKDYSKYEVTAFSEPLKAKRRKEVFPIDCEKAFDMGVRFATQGVSSSFYSEVEPH from the coding sequence ATGAAAATTATAGCGATCAATGGGAGTCCACGCAAAAATGCCAACACCGCAACCCTGCTTAAAAATGCCCTTGAAGGTGCCGCAAAACAAGGTGCGCAAACAGAGCTGATCCATCTTTACGATCTTAACTATCAAGGATGTGTGAGTTGCTTTGCCTGTAAACTCAAAAGCGGAAAATCCTATGGCAAATGCGCGCATAAAGATGAGCTCAAACCCCTTCTTGAAAAGCTACGAGATGCCGATGCCATTCTCTTAGGCTCACCCATTTACTTTGGAAATATTACTGGCATGATGCGCTCTTTCATCGAACGATTAGCCTTTCAATACACCCTTTACGATGTCAATTACTCCTCTTTATTTCCCAGAAAAATACCTATAGGATTAATGTATACGATGAATTTAGATGAAAAAAGAATGCGAGAATGGGGTTATGTTGAAGCACTTAGTGGTCTTGAAAAGAGGCTTGGAAGTATTTTTGGTTCTTCTGAAGCACTTTATGTCACCGATACCTATCAGTTTAAAGACTACTCCAAATACGAAGTAACCGCTTTTAGTGAACCTCTCAAAGCCAAAAGGCGCAAAGAGGTGTTTCCAATAGATTGTGAAAAAGCGTTTGATATGGGCGTACGATTTGCCACACAAGGTGTTTCATCTTCTTTTTACAGTGAAGTTGAGCCTCATTAA
- a CDS encoding SapC family protein → MAMHIINQPHDQTKAVNDAIRYPNLETMISVPLGIGEFYEACKDYPILFTKNQEGDWLAIALLGFNDKNVYLDENRRFKKGKYLPAFLRRYPFVLVQNEGQEGFSLGIEEDALEELTASNQQRALFKDDKTPSDLTKNTLDFLVRFQGELHACNTFIKELETWELLVQQSANVLDEEGKAHTINGFFTLNEEKLAHLSEKKKLDIYKKGATPFMTAHLISLSNIRRLGL, encoded by the coding sequence ATGGCAATGCATATTATAAACCAACCACACGATCAAACTAAAGCCGTCAATGACGCAATTCGTTACCCCAACTTAGAAACGATGATAAGCGTACCCTTGGGAATTGGAGAGTTTTACGAAGCATGCAAAGATTATCCGATTTTGTTTACTAAAAATCAAGAAGGAGATTGGCTCGCTATTGCACTCCTTGGCTTTAACGATAAAAATGTTTACTTGGATGAAAATCGTCGCTTTAAAAAAGGAAAATATCTTCCTGCATTTTTGAGACGTTATCCGTTTGTTTTGGTTCAAAATGAAGGACAAGAGGGTTTTTCTTTAGGAATTGAAGAAGATGCTTTGGAGGAATTAACGGCATCTAACCAACAACGTGCTCTCTTTAAGGACGATAAAACACCCAGTGATTTGACAAAAAATACTTTGGATTTTCTTGTTCGTTTCCAAGGCGAGTTACACGCGTGTAACACTTTTATTAAAGAGTTAGAAACGTGGGAATTATTGGTTCAACAAAGTGCCAATGTTCTCGATGAAGAAGGTAAAGCACATACCATTAATGGATTTTTTACGCTTAATGAAGAAAAACTGGCTCACTTAAGTGAAAAGAAAAAGCTTGATATCTACAAAAAAGGAGCTACCCCTTTTATGACAGCTCATCTTATTTCGTTAAGCAATATTAGACGATTGGGGCTATAG
- the acs gene encoding acetate--CoA ligase → MSQLFEPSRALSKEARIKNMCEYKELCIQADEDFEGYWDKLAREKIEWFKPYDRVLNEDNAPFYKWFEGGKLNVTHQCLGRHLKTRKNKAAIIWEGEDGKRRIITYLQLFYRVNRLANLMRNKFGIKKGDRVVLYMPMIPEAAFAMLACAKIGAIHSVVFGGFSAEALRDRIQDAEAKLVITADGAFRRGKPYMLKPVVDEALSVGCECCEKVLIVQRNFEDIEYVPGRDYVYNEIIMNESQYCDPEWMDSEDPLFLLYTSGSTGKPKGVQHGSAGYILWAQYTMEHVFDVKENDTFWCTADVGWITGHTYIVYGPLAMGATTIMYEGVPTFPDVGRWWSMIEEHRVNQFYTAPTAIRLLHKEGADAPSKYDLSSLKVLGTVGEPINPDAWMWYYEQIGGGNCPIVDTWWQTETGGHMITPLPGATPIKPGSATFPLPGIKAEIIDEHGNPTPKGEKGFLCITKPWPSMIRNIWGDSDRFVKSYFGDCKKDGKPVYFSGDGAMYDDDGYIVITGRTDDVINVSGHRIGTAEIEAVLAHHENVAEVAVVGRPDAIKGEGIFAYIVIKSTDSLSEEVYMIQELNKLIVKEIGNIAKLDAIRFVPGLPKTRSGKIMRRILRSIAKKEPITQDISTLEDPSIVEKIQNLIEF, encoded by the coding sequence ATGTCACAACTTTTTGAACCAAGTAGAGCTTTAAGCAAAGAAGCCAGAATTAAGAACATGTGTGAGTATAAGGAGCTTTGTATCCAAGCAGACGAGGATTTTGAAGGATATTGGGATAAGCTAGCACGTGAGAAAATTGAGTGGTTTAAGCCTTATGACAGAGTATTAAATGAAGATAATGCTCCGTTCTACAAATGGTTCGAAGGTGGCAAATTAAATGTTACGCATCAGTGTTTGGGACGTCATCTAAAGACACGTAAAAATAAAGCGGCGATTATCTGGGAAGGTGAAGATGGTAAACGTCGTATCATCACCTATCTTCAACTTTTTTACCGCGTTAACCGTTTAGCGAACTTGATGCGTAATAAATTTGGTATCAAAAAAGGCGATCGGGTTGTTTTATATATGCCAATGATTCCTGAGGCTGCTTTTGCGATGCTTGCTTGTGCAAAAATTGGTGCGATTCACTCTGTTGTTTTTGGTGGATTCTCTGCTGAAGCTTTGCGTGATCGTATCCAAGATGCTGAGGCAAAATTGGTTATTACAGCCGATGGTGCATTCCGTCGTGGTAAACCGTATATGTTAAAACCTGTTGTTGATGAAGCTCTTAGCGTTGGCTGTGAATGTTGTGAAAAAGTGCTTATCGTTCAGAGAAACTTTGAAGATATCGAGTACGTTCCAGGACGCGATTATGTTTACAACGAGATTATAATGAACGAGTCTCAGTACTGTGATCCTGAGTGGATGGACTCAGAAGATCCGCTCTTCTTGCTCTACACATCAGGAAGTACAGGTAAACCAAAAGGTGTTCAACACGGAAGTGCTGGCTACATTCTTTGGGCACAGTACACGATGGAACACGTTTTTGATGTTAAAGAGAATGACACTTTCTGGTGTACAGCGGATGTTGGTTGGATTACAGGACATACGTACATTGTTTATGGTCCACTTGCGATGGGTGCAACGACCATTATGTATGAAGGTGTTCCAACATTCCCAGATGTAGGCAGATGGTGGAGTATGATCGAAGAACACAGAGTCAATCAGTTCTATACCGCTCCAACAGCGATTCGTTTACTTCACAAAGAGGGTGCGGATGCTCCTTCAAAGTACGACCTAAGTTCTCTAAAAGTGCTTGGAACTGTTGGTGAGCCGATCAATCCTGATGCGTGGATGTGGTACTATGAGCAAATTGGTGGAGGAAACTGCCCAATCGTTGATACATGGTGGCAAACAGAGACGGGTGGTCATATGATTACGCCACTTCCGGGTGCAACACCGATTAAACCTGGTTCTGCTACATTCCCACTTCCGGGCATTAAAGCAGAAATCATTGATGAGCACGGCAATCCAACACCAAAAGGTGAAAAAGGGTTCTTGTGTATCACCAAACCTTGGCCTTCAATGATTCGTAATATCTGGGGCGATAGTGACCGTTTTGTGAAGTCCTATTTTGGGGATTGTAAGAAAGACGGTAAACCGGTTTACTTCTCAGGCGATGGTGCGATGTACGATGATGATGGTTACATCGTCATTACAGGACGAACAGACGACGTTATCAACGTTTCAGGACATAGAATCGGTACAGCGGAGATTGAAGCAGTTCTTGCTCACCATGAAAACGTTGCAGAGGTTGCTGTTGTCGGACGCCCAGATGCGATCAAAGGTGAGGGCATCTTTGCATACATCGTTATTAAGAGTACGGATTCACTCAGTGAAGAGGTTTACATGATCCAAGAGCTCAACAAGCTCATTGTTAAAGAGATCGGTAATATCGCTAAACTTGATGCAATCCGCTTCGTACCGGGTTTACCAAAAACTAGAAGTGGTAAAATCATGCGCAGAATCCTTCGCTCAATTGCGAAAAAAGAGCCTATTACGCAAGACATCTCAACGCTTGAAGATCCAAGTATCGTTGAGAAAATCCAAAACCTTATCGAATTTTAG
- a CDS encoding cation acetate symporter: MKWGLLLLALSNVLFAAGDAQFSGKRDLNVSAIIMFVLFVFATLGITYWAAKRTKTAKDFYTAGGGITGFQNGLAIAGDYMSAASFLGISGLVYLKGFDGLIYSIGFLVGWPIILFLVAEQLRNLGKYTFSDVASYRLQQTPIRVLAALGSLATVALYLIAQMVGAGQLIQILFGLDYEYAVIMVGILMILYVTFGGMLATTWVQIIKAVLLLSGASFMAIMIMYKVGFSFESLFAQAVAVKKSASIMAPGGLVSDPISAISLGIALMFGTAGLPHILMRFFTVSDAKEARKSVFFATGFIGYFYILTFIIGFGAIVLLTNDPTYLDPIKGGIIGGGNMSAIHTAHAIGGNLFLGFISAVAFATILAVVSGLTLAGASAVSHDLYANVFARGRVDEMTEMRVSKYSTIALGIVAIILGIAFEKQNIAFMVGLAFAIAASANFPILFLSMFWRKLTTKGAVWGGSLGLLTAIVLVVLSKAVWVDVLGNKTAIYAYGNPALFSMTIAFAGIWIFSLMDKSENAAKEIAAYDHQYIRSQTGIGAEGSSSH, encoded by the coding sequence ATGAAATGGGGCTTATTACTTTTAGCACTTTCAAATGTTTTATTTGCAGCAGGCGATGCTCAATTTAGTGGTAAGCGAGACTTGAATGTTTCTGCAATCATTATGTTTGTTCTCTTTGTTTTTGCAACATTAGGCATTACCTACTGGGCTGCAAAAAGAACCAAAACGGCTAAAGATTTTTACACCGCAGGCGGAGGCATTACAGGTTTCCAAAATGGTCTAGCGATCGCGGGTGACTACATGTCTGCTGCATCATTCCTAGGAATTTCAGGACTTGTTTACCTCAAAGGATTTGATGGTCTTATCTATTCTATCGGCTTCTTAGTCGGTTGGCCGATCATCCTTTTCTTGGTCGCAGAACAGCTTAGAAACTTAGGTAAATATACCTTTAGTGATGTTGCATCGTATCGTTTACAACAAACACCGATTCGTGTACTTGCTGCCCTTGGTTCATTGGCAACGGTAGCACTTTATTTGATCGCTCAAATGGTTGGTGCGGGTCAGTTGATTCAGATCTTATTTGGACTTGATTATGAGTATGCGGTCATCATGGTGGGTATCTTGATGATTTTATATGTTACTTTTGGTGGCATGTTGGCAACAACATGGGTTCAGATCATCAAAGCAGTTTTACTTCTTTCAGGTGCATCGTTCATGGCAATCATGATTATGTACAAAGTAGGATTTAGCTTTGAGTCACTCTTTGCACAAGCGGTTGCTGTTAAAAAAAGTGCATCTATCATGGCTCCCGGAGGCTTGGTAAGTGACCCAATTTCAGCGATTAGCTTAGGAATTGCCTTGATGTTTGGAACCGCAGGTCTTCCACATATCTTGATGCGTTTCTTTACTGTAAGCGATGCTAAAGAGGCAAGAAAATCTGTCTTTTTTGCAACTGGATTTATAGGTTATTTTTATATTTTAACATTTATCATAGGTTTCGGTGCTATCGTATTACTTACAAATGATCCAACGTACCTTGATCCAATCAAAGGTGGTATCATCGGTGGTGGTAACATGTCTGCGATTCACACAGCACATGCGATTGGTGGAAACTTATTCCTAGGATTTATCTCAGCGGTTGCATTTGCAACGATTTTAGCGGTTGTTTCTGGCCTTACACTTGCAGGTGCAAGTGCTGTAAGCCATGATCTTTATGCAAACGTATTTGCAAGAGGTCGTGTGGATGAAATGACAGAGATGAGAGTTTCTAAGTACTCTACGATTGCTCTTGGTATCGTAGCGATTATTTTAGGCATTGCATTTGAAAAGCAAAATATCGCGTTCATGGTAGGACTTGCGTTTGCGATTGCAGCAAGTGCTAACTTCCCGATTCTTTTCCTCTCAATGTTCTGGAGAAAGCTTACAACTAAAGGTGCAGTCTGGGGCGGTAGCTTGGGACTTTTAACAGCGATTGTGTTGGTTGTTCTTAGTAAAGCAGTTTGGGTGGATGTTTTAGGCAATAAAACAGCGATCTATGCTTACGGCAACCCAGCGTTGTTTTCAATGACCATAGCGTTTGCAGGCATCTGGATCTTCTCTTTAATGGATAAGAGCGAAAATGCGGCAAAAGAGATAGCGGCGTATGACCATCAGTATATCAGAAGTCAAACAGGTATCGGAGCGGAAGGCTCTTCAAGTCACTAA
- a CDS encoding DUF485 domain-containing protein, which yields MSQNIYDRVQANPKFAELVKKRSSFAWKLAIVMLVVYYSFILVIAFSPTTFAIKLGEGVTTVGIPVGLGVIIIAFVLTGIYTQRANGEFDDLTNQIKEEARGEK from the coding sequence ATGAGTCAGAACATCTACGACAGAGTACAGGCCAATCCAAAATTCGCCGAACTCGTAAAAAAAAGAAGTAGTTTTGCATGGAAACTAGCGATTGTTATGCTGGTTGTGTACTACTCTTTCATCCTTGTAATTGCTTTTTCCCCTACCACATTTGCGATTAAGCTTGGTGAGGGCGTTACTACAGTTGGTATTCCTGTAGGACTTGGCGTTATTATTATTGCGTTTGTGCTTACGGGTATTTATACTCAAAGAGCCAATGGTGAATTTGATGACTTAACCAATCAAATCAAAGAAGAAGCAAGGGGTGAAAAATGA
- a CDS encoding response regulator transcription factor, with protein MKILLLEDELMLRSSIEEYLEALGHKVIAYGNGEEAYEAIKKDVFDLLLLDINIPKMNGLSLLKALNEIEHAFPTIFISANVDIDDISRAFELGASDYLKKPFHLKELGIRIDKIKKEYEIKKLQHIILSSKYVFSKEEQMLFYNNNVQVLTKKQLQIVTLLCENMGVVVDFEKFRSYVWNDEPIDNASIRAEISRFRKLLKEDFIINLKGVGYKIEKYFPEKNR; from the coding sequence ATGAAGATTTTACTGCTTGAAGATGAGTTGATGCTTAGAAGCTCCATTGAAGAGTACTTAGAAGCACTGGGTCATAAAGTCATAGCGTATGGCAATGGTGAAGAGGCGTATGAAGCGATCAAAAAAGATGTGTTTGATCTTTTGCTGTTAGACATCAACATTCCTAAAATGAATGGTCTGAGCTTGCTTAAGGCACTGAATGAAATAGAACATGCTTTTCCTACTATCTTTATTAGTGCCAACGTTGACATTGATGACATAAGTCGTGCGTTTGAACTAGGAGCTTCAGATTACCTCAAAAAGCCATTTCATCTTAAAGAGTTGGGAATTCGCATCGATAAAATTAAAAAAGAGTATGAGATTAAAAAGCTTCAGCATATCATCCTCAGTTCTAAGTATGTCTTCTCCAAAGAAGAGCAGATGCTCTTTTACAACAACAATGTTCAAGTGCTTACGAAGAAACAGTTACAAATTGTTACATTGCTCTGTGAGAATATGGGCGTCGTTGTTGACTTTGAAAAATTCAGAAGTTATGTTTGGAACGATGAACCCATTGATAATGCCTCAATTAGGGCTGAAATTAGCCGTTTTCGCAAGCTTCTTAAAGAAGATTTTATTATAAATCTCAAAGGTGTTGGCTATAAAATAGAGAAGTACTTTCCAGAGAAAAACCGTTAA
- a CDS encoding sensor histidine kinase translates to MLLKKKDNKSINQINFMAILFAGLFAFISACLVIVNEYLEFQKEIKIIEESYIQTQQKSASTQLNLLYNITEYRYKQSQNLPKEQIYQKLKEDVTALMANTETQNYLFLERSSGQMLYRSSPITPAEETSKDIVVTKAFEPLGLILGSGVSTRSIEDVLAQKKKDYQDKIINFVLKIYMLTLFLYLVSTIEYRYVSDIMKREIRFIVYSFKKASQSYEFIDMEKIKFQEFEEIVTHANVMIEEIKSKNHALVELNSNLEMIVEQKTEELKRSVDFTQELLEKQDRFIKNAIHEINTPLSIILMNIDLYNLKYEKNPYLLKIEAAVKVLDNIYEDLAYVVKKDRVVYEKAMIDFSKFLTERVEYFEDVAEGNKLHIITDIKRDLFIVFNEIELQRICDNNLSNAIKYSYEKQPLHVKLYAEQESIVFEVQNSGEKIKAPDQLFNRYYREDEARGGFGLGLNIVKEICDANDVAITVLSDEAKTLFRYRFAKG, encoded by the coding sequence TTGCTACTGAAAAAAAAAGATAACAAAAGTATCAACCAGATTAATTTTATGGCGATTCTTTTTGCAGGTCTTTTTGCCTTTATCTCTGCGTGTTTAGTCATCGTTAATGAGTATTTGGAGTTTCAAAAAGAGATTAAAATTATTGAAGAGAGTTACATCCAAACGCAACAAAAGAGTGCATCAACGCAACTCAATCTTCTTTATAACATTACCGAGTATCGCTACAAACAGAGTCAAAACCTTCCCAAAGAGCAGATATACCAAAAACTCAAAGAAGATGTCACCGCATTAATGGCGAACACGGAAACGCAAAATTACCTTTTTTTAGAGCGCAGTTCTGGGCAGATGCTTTACCGTTCTTCTCCTATAACGCCTGCTGAAGAGACGAGTAAAGACATCGTTGTCACCAAGGCATTTGAACCACTAGGGCTTATTTTAGGCAGTGGCGTGAGTACGCGTAGCATTGAAGATGTGTTGGCGCAGAAAAAGAAAGACTATCAAGATAAAATCATCAATTTTGTCCTTAAAATCTATATGCTAACACTCTTTTTGTATTTGGTTAGTACGATTGAGTATCGCTATGTCAGCGACATTATGAAGCGTGAAATTCGCTTTATTGTCTATTCGTTTAAGAAAGCTTCTCAAAGTTATGAGTTCATTGATATGGAAAAGATCAAGTTTCAAGAGTTTGAAGAGATTGTGACGCATGCCAATGTGATGATCGAAGAGATTAAGAGTAAAAATCACGCACTTGTGGAGCTTAATAGCAATCTTGAAATGATCGTTGAGCAAAAGACGGAAGAGCTAAAACGCTCCGTTGACTTTACGCAAGAATTGCTTGAAAAGCAGGATCGGTTTATTAAAAATGCGATTCATGAGATCAATACACCACTATCCATTATCTTGATGAACATAGATCTTTACAACTTAAAATATGAGAAAAATCCGTATCTACTCAAAATCGAAGCCGCCGTCAAAGTGCTTGACAACATCTATGAAGATTTGGCGTATGTCGTGAAAAAAGACAGAGTTGTGTATGAAAAAGCGATGATCGATTTTTCTAAGTTTTTAACCGAGAGGGTAGAGTACTTTGAAGATGTCGCTGAGGGCAATAAACTGCATATCATTACCGATATAAAACGTGATCTGTTTATCGTTTTTAACGAGATCGAACTTCAGCGCATTTGTGACAATAATCTCTCCAATGCCATCAAGTACAGCTACGAAAAACAACCTTTACATGTAAAGCTTTATGCAGAGCAAGAGAGTATTGTTTTTGAGGTACAAAATTCTGGCGAAAAGATCAAAGCACCCGATCAGCTTTTTAATCGTTATTACCGTGAAGATGAAGCGCGTGGTGGGTTTGGCTTGGGGTTAAATATCGTTAAAGAGATTTGCGATGCCAATGATGTTGCTATTACCGTCCTCTCCGATGAGGCTAAGACACTTTTCCGCTACCGCTTTGCTAAAGGATAA
- a CDS encoding agmatine deiminase family protein has protein sequence MKIRIPAEWEEQEALIVVFPPKESDWAHSINEIHQTYLTFITTIARFQKCMVICEDKKALANSLPNLQNIELIQMPTNDTWIRDFGGINVYKNHKRRTYDFIFNAWGNKFEASLDNSITKQLFEEGYLEGKLKSLDFVLEGGSIDSNGRGVMLSTAYCLYEQNRNSHLSKKKIKKTLIDLFGLKELIVLEHGALMGDDTDSHIDTLARFINKNTIAYVKCYDKEDEHYKELRKMEKELQKTDFHLLPLPLPSAKYFNNHRIPATYMNFVLINNAVLVPTYSDAYDAEVLAIFARCFPEREVVGIESSILIREHGSLHCASMNIYKERDNDE, from the coding sequence ATGAAAATCCGAATACCTGCCGAATGGGAAGAGCAAGAAGCACTTATCGTCGTTTTCCCTCCAAAAGAAAGCGATTGGGCACACTCAATTAATGAGATCCATCAAACGTATTTGACGTTTATCACAACCATTGCACGCTTTCAAAAGTGTATGGTTATATGTGAAGACAAAAAAGCACTGGCAAATTCATTGCCAAATCTACAAAACATTGAACTCATCCAAATGCCGACAAATGACACATGGATACGCGATTTTGGTGGCATCAATGTTTATAAAAATCATAAACGTCGCACGTATGATTTTATCTTTAACGCTTGGGGAAATAAATTTGAAGCCAGTTTAGACAATAGCATCACCAAACAACTCTTTGAAGAGGGTTATTTGGAGGGAAAACTCAAAAGCTTAGACTTTGTACTAGAAGGTGGTAGCATCGACAGTAATGGTCGTGGCGTTATGCTTTCAACGGCATATTGTCTGTATGAACAAAATCGTAATTCGCATTTATCCAAAAAGAAGATCAAAAAAACACTCATCGATCTCTTTGGACTCAAAGAATTGATCGTGCTTGAACATGGCGCTCTGATGGGTGATGACACCGACTCTCACATCGATACTTTGGCTCGTTTTATCAACAAAAATACCATTGCCTACGTGAAGTGTTATGACAAAGAAGATGAGCACTATAAGGAACTTCGTAAAATGGAAAAAGAGCTTCAAAAAACAGACTTTCATCTGCTTCCGTTGCCTCTTCCATCAGCTAAATACTTTAACAACCACCGCATTCCAGCGACCTATATGAACTTTGTGTTAATTAATAACGCCGTACTGGTTCCAACCTATAGCGACGCATACGATGCAGAAGTTTTAGCCATCTTTGCAAGATGTTTTCCAGAGCGCGAAGTTGTGGGTATAGAATCTTCCATACTCATTCGTGAACACGGAAGCCTACACTGCGCTTCAATGAATATTTATAAAGAAAGAGACAACGACGAATGA
- a CDS encoding cation diffusion facilitator family transporter encodes MTLQKKATVISSGTATVLIIIKLFVGIMSGSVAVLASAIDSVLDLIVSAFNYFAISKAEQPANKKFNYGKGKIEALAAVIEGTVITVSGLFIFYTAIKKAIKSEPLEYLGNSIIVMVISLALTIALVIFLNYVAKRTRSMVVKSDALHYKTDVLSNGAILVSLVLIQVTGFELIDSIMGVVISIYIIHSAYEIIRDGVYILLDASLDEEMVEKMRNFILEEKEISDFHYLKTRKSGNTNFVDVHLVFSPGISLMRAHHAGDRIEEKIKELIPDEEWVINAHLDPYDDSEMNDKNAVKMA; translated from the coding sequence ATGACTTTACAAAAGAAAGCAACGGTTATTTCCAGTGGAACTGCCACTGTTCTTATTATTATCAAACTTTTTGTGGGAATCATGAGTGGCTCTGTTGCCGTTTTAGCTTCTGCCATTGACTCTGTTTTAGACTTAATTGTTTCCGCCTTTAATTACTTTGCTATTAGCAAAGCCGAGCAACCCGCCAACAAGAAGTTTAACTATGGCAAAGGTAAGATTGAAGCTTTAGCCGCAGTTATTGAAGGAACGGTTATTACCGTTTCAGGTCTTTTTATTTTTTACACTGCTATCAAAAAAGCTATTAAAAGTGAACCATTAGAGTATCTTGGCAATTCGATTATTGTTATGGTCATCTCACTGGCATTAACCATTGCACTGGTCATTTTTTTGAACTATGTCGCTAAAAGAACACGAAGTATGGTCGTCAAATCAGACGCGCTTCATTACAAAACAGACGTTTTAAGCAATGGCGCTATTCTTGTCTCATTAGTGCTTATTCAAGTCACTGGATTTGAACTAATCGACTCCATTATGGGTGTTGTTATTTCTATCTATATTATCCACTCCGCCTATGAGATTATTCGTGATGGTGTCTATATTTTGCTGGATGCATCACTGGATGAAGAGATGGTTGAAAAAATGCGAAATTTCATTTTAGAAGAGAAAGAGATCAGTGATTTTCACTACCTCAAAACACGTAAATCAGGTAACACCAATTTTGTCGATGTCCATTTGGTTTTTAGCCCAGGTATTTCATTGATGCGAGCACATCATGCGGGAGATAGGATTGAAGAGAAGATCAAAGAGCTTATTCCGGATGAAGAGTGGGTCATCAACGCTCACCTCGACCCCTACGATGACTCAGAGATGAACGATAAAAATGCGGTAAAGATGGCGTAG